In Flexibacter flexilis DSM 6793, the sequence CGGGAATTTACACCAGAATCCAGTCATTGCTCAACAACGACGGTTTCTATCGCGCCACCACTGGCCGCAGCACCATGCACTTGGAAAAGGCCATCAATGAAGGCAAAATTATTATCGTGCGCTTCACCAAAGACAAGGGCGAAGAAGCCAGTCGCGCCTTTAATAAGCTGCTGATTGCCAGACTACAAAGCATTGTGTTGGGCAGAGCCGACCAGCCCAAAGAATACAGAAAACCTTGCTTTTTGTTTATTGACGAGTTCCAAAATTACCTGAGTCCGAGCATCGGCCTGATTCTGGAAGAAAGCAGAAAATTTGGCCTACATTTGGTCATTGCCAACCAAAATTTAGGACAAATCACAGACACAAGGCTTTTGCGTACCATTTTATCCAACACCTTTACCAAATTGGTGGGGGCAAATGGTTTTAAGGATTTAAAAGATTTTGCTGCTGAAATTGGGGTGAAAACCACACAGTTACAGCAATTGCCGCCTTACAAATTCTACTGTAAATCAGGCAGTCAGCCCGCCTTTGTGTTTGAGCCTGACACTTTTTTGATTGGGCATCAGCCGCC encodes:
- a CDS encoding type IV secretory system conjugative DNA transfer family protein produces the protein MQTLLIPCVATLLLDENRSLKDLQNFMQNDPALLELGKKSPFPAHRHFFETAFLNKSYEHTKTGIYTRIQSLLNNDGFYRATTGRSTMHLEKAINEGKIIIVRFTKDKGEEASRAFNKLLIARLQSIVLGRADQPKEYRKPCFLFIDEFQNYLSPSIGLILEESRKFGLHLVIANQNLGQITDTRLLRTILSNTFTKLVGANGFKDLKDFAAEIGVKTTQLQQLPPYKFYCKSGSQPAFVFEPDTFLIGHQPPFFLDKKQAGQLKEYLLQQSGQYQDPAAQASSAEIAKAVPAQKLAPKYPF